A region of Acidithiobacillus ferridurans DNA encodes the following proteins:
- a CDS encoding tetratricopeptide repeat protein — MLLLEIVVVLLLLVEVFIRLRARRRRLQNKSSAPVSSAARSAPATDVRQMRPEVSSVDAVAPPVTTTGGAEQQALSIDDLLNEATIYLEYGHYAQAATVLRWYVDINPHVTKPINMLLDAYLAMADIDSYAELLESLGEKPGAAPMDESWWQERVNTGLSQDPGNLELLVLAEKVGMAIPLPHVRTPDAVMTAEMALALVSRNHDPAYGMAILWRAIAHEPRRLPLYAELLRITYQQRRSEDYINTLILLFLAVGSGGKTLRERMLRVGEDLGPHPLWDTLAHWNGDPEVLRRLARSRHLEIPAGLSGAAHKADDRA, encoded by the coding sequence ATGTTACTGTTGGAAATCGTTGTCGTCCTGCTGCTGCTGGTGGAGGTTTTCATCCGTTTACGGGCACGGCGCCGCCGTTTACAGAACAAAAGCAGCGCGCCAGTCTCCTCAGCAGCGCGTTCGGCACCCGCCACAGACGTGCGGCAGATGCGACCCGAAGTGTCCAGCGTAGATGCTGTTGCGCCACCCGTAACTACTACCGGTGGTGCCGAGCAGCAAGCGCTCAGCATCGACGATCTTCTCAACGAAGCGACCATTTACCTGGAGTATGGCCACTATGCGCAGGCCGCGACCGTGTTGCGCTGGTATGTGGATATCAATCCGCATGTGACCAAACCCATCAACATGCTCCTGGATGCCTATCTTGCCATGGCCGATATCGACAGCTATGCCGAGTTGCTCGAAAGTCTGGGAGAAAAGCCGGGGGCTGCCCCTATGGACGAATCCTGGTGGCAGGAACGGGTAAATACCGGCCTGAGTCAGGATCCCGGCAATCTTGAACTCCTCGTGCTTGCCGAGAAAGTGGGCATGGCCATCCCCCTTCCGCACGTGCGAACTCCGGATGCCGTCATGACGGCGGAGATGGCGCTGGCCCTGGTGTCCCGCAACCATGATCCGGCCTACGGCATGGCGATCCTGTGGCGGGCTATCGCCCATGAACCGCGGCGACTGCCGTTGTATGCCGAACTTCTGCGCATCACCTACCAGCAACGCCGTAGCGAGGATTATATCAATACCCTGATACTGCTCTTTCTGGCGGTGGGCAGTGGTGGCAAAACCTTGCGTGAACGCATGTTGCGGGTAGGTGAAGACCTCGGCCCGCACCCCCTGTGGGATACTCTTGCACATTGGAATGGCGACCCGGAAGTATTGAGACGATTGGCCAGATCACGCCACCTGGAGATCCCGGCCGGGTTGTCCGGCGCTGCGCATAAGGCGGACGACCGCGCTTGA
- the ntrC gene encoding nitrogen regulation protein NR(I), protein MTQVWIIDDDPSIRWVLEKALTQADILVRSFADADSALRALGREQPGAVVTDLRMPGLDGLAFLREVQSRWPKLPVIVMTAHSDLDNAVAAFQSGAFEYLPKPFDMDEAVTLVRRALGSGAGPSAAGVEESDPAEMIGEAPAMQEVFRAIGRLSRSQINVLITGESGSGKELVASALHRHSPRARGPFIAINTAAIPAELLESELFGHEKGAFTGAVQTRQGRFEQASGGTLFLDEIGDMPAALQTRLLRVLSDGTFYRVGGHAPQRADVRVLAATHQNLEAKVRDGSFREDLYHRLNVIHIHLPPIRERREDIPRLARHFLRRSAEQLDVERRILSPEAETAFMNWHWPGNVRQLENVCRWITVMAPTREVQVTDLPPEMAASPASAMISDPNTQDWRLLLGAVVRQRLAGGEEALLDKIQPLFERCLLEAALQHTRGHKQSAAHKLGWGRNTLTRKLKELGMAEDT, encoded by the coding sequence ATGACACAGGTCTGGATTATCGATGACGATCCTTCCATTCGCTGGGTTTTAGAGAAGGCGTTGACTCAGGCCGATATCCTGGTGCGCAGCTTTGCAGACGCCGACAGCGCGCTGCGGGCCCTGGGGCGTGAGCAGCCGGGCGCCGTTGTCACCGATCTGCGCATGCCCGGCCTGGACGGATTGGCGTTTCTGCGCGAAGTTCAGTCGCGCTGGCCAAAACTGCCGGTGATCGTGATGACGGCGCACTCTGATCTCGACAATGCCGTCGCCGCTTTTCAAAGTGGGGCCTTTGAGTATCTGCCCAAGCCGTTTGACATGGACGAGGCGGTTACGCTGGTGCGGCGCGCCCTCGGCAGTGGGGCGGGACCGAGTGCGGCGGGTGTTGAGGAGAGCGATCCGGCGGAAATGATCGGTGAGGCTCCGGCCATGCAGGAGGTGTTTCGTGCCATCGGGCGACTGTCGCGCTCACAGATCAATGTGCTGATTACCGGTGAATCGGGATCCGGCAAGGAGTTGGTGGCCAGTGCGCTGCACCGGCACAGCCCCCGTGCGCGCGGACCTTTCATCGCTATCAACACGGCGGCCATTCCCGCCGAGTTGCTGGAATCGGAACTTTTCGGCCATGAAAAGGGCGCTTTTACCGGGGCGGTGCAGACCCGGCAGGGTCGCTTCGAGCAGGCCTCCGGGGGAACCCTCTTTCTGGATGAAATCGGCGATATGCCGGCCGCCCTGCAAACGCGCCTGCTGCGGGTGCTTTCCGACGGTACTTTCTATCGGGTCGGTGGCCACGCGCCCCAGCGTGCGGACGTCCGCGTCCTCGCCGCGACCCACCAGAACCTCGAAGCCAAGGTGCGCGATGGCAGCTTCCGGGAAGATCTCTACCACCGTCTCAACGTCATCCATATCCATCTTCCGCCCATACGCGAGCGGCGGGAGGACATCCCGCGTCTGGCCCGCCATTTTCTCCGTCGTAGCGCGGAGCAACTGGATGTGGAGCGGCGAATATTGAGTCCGGAGGCGGAGACCGCCTTTATGAACTGGCATTGGCCCGGTAATGTGCGCCAATTGGAAAACGTCTGTCGCTGGATTACGGTGATGGCACCCACCCGCGAGGTCCAGGTGACGGATTTGCCGCCGGAAATGGCCGCGTCGCCGGCGTCCGCCATGATATCGGACCCGAACACCCAGGATTGGCGCCTGCTGCTGGGGGCGGTGGTACGGCAGCGCCTCGCTGGTGGTGAAGAAGCCTTGCTGGACAAAATTCAGCCGCTGTTCGAACGCTGTCTGCTGGAAGCGGCCCTGCAACATACCCGTGGCCATAAGCAGAGCGCCGCGCACAAACTCGGGTGGGGGCGCAATACGCTCACCCGCAAGCTGAAGGAGTTGGGCATGGCGGAGGATACGTAA
- the glnL gene encoding nitrogen regulation protein NR(II), producing the protein MARRKNIATLPTENMVLDALESAVLILGAGYHIRYMNPAAENLLRISQHQALGQYLPALCSVVGEERFATLFADTIAANAATLRRALPLALSEGGGAVVDLVVTPAPTDGLIIEMRPMELPARHAEEEMQDRIYGAAQEMLRGLAHEIKNPLGGLRGAAQLLDRELQRPELKDYIRVILHEVDRLHHLVDRLQGPRSRPVFAEVNIHQVLEHVRHLLNAELPTGIAVRFDYDPSIPDLMADQEQLVQVFLNLMRNAQQALDRHGAILIRTRVERYVTLLHHKFRLALRVDVVDNGPGISPDLLPRIFLPLVTSRAEGMGMGLAIAQGLVRGHGGVVHCHSEPGETVFSVSLPLSPHREASA; encoded by the coding sequence ATGGCGCGCCGCAAAAACATAGCCACCCTGCCCACGGAGAATATGGTGCTGGACGCCCTGGAATCAGCGGTACTGATTCTGGGAGCGGGTTACCACATCCGGTATATGAATCCCGCCGCCGAGAATCTGCTGCGCATCAGCCAGCACCAGGCATTGGGACAATATTTGCCGGCGCTATGCAGTGTCGTTGGCGAAGAGCGATTTGCCACACTTTTTGCGGATACCATTGCGGCGAATGCGGCGACTCTGCGTAGAGCCCTGCCCCTGGCGCTGAGTGAGGGCGGCGGCGCCGTGGTGGATTTGGTGGTGACACCGGCACCAACCGACGGCCTCATTATCGAAATGCGGCCCATGGAACTGCCGGCGCGGCACGCCGAGGAGGAAATGCAGGACCGCATTTACGGCGCAGCGCAGGAGATGCTGCGCGGCCTCGCCCACGAAATTAAAAACCCCCTCGGTGGTTTGCGTGGCGCTGCGCAGCTCCTGGATCGTGAGTTGCAACGTCCGGAACTGAAAGATTACATCCGCGTCATTCTCCATGAGGTGGATCGCCTGCATCATCTGGTGGATCGCCTCCAGGGGCCCCGTAGCCGCCCAGTTTTTGCCGAGGTGAATATCCATCAGGTGCTGGAGCACGTGCGTCACCTGCTGAATGCGGAATTGCCCACCGGTATTGCCGTGCGTTTCGACTACGACCCCTCCATTCCCGACCTTATGGCGGATCAGGAGCAACTGGTGCAGGTTTTTCTGAATCTGATGCGCAATGCCCAACAGGCGCTGGACCGCCACGGTGCAATCCTGATCCGTACCCGGGTCGAACGCTACGTTACCCTGCTGCACCACAAGTTCCGCCTGGCGCTGCGTGTGGATGTCGTCGACAACGGCCCGGGAATCTCCCCGGACCTGCTGCCACGGATCTTTTTGCCCCTGGTCACCAGTCGTGCCGAGGGTATGGGAATGGGGCTCGCCATCGCACAGGGACTGGTGCGTGGGCATGGCGGCGTGGTCCACTGCCATTCAGAACCTGGAGAAACGGTATTTTCCGTTTCCCTGCCCCTGTCACCGCACCGGGAGGCATCCGCATGA
- a CDS encoding peptidase: MTYCLTTHVTGGLIFCSDSRTNAGTDNVSIYSKMHHFCWPGDRFLCLLSAGNLATTQGVVKRMQQDIDQDAETHLLNLTSMAEAADYVGLINAEVQRNQANRDTANTNFEATFILGGQIGAEMPATYMIYPQGNYIHESSDHPFLQIGEIKYGKPILDRVVRPDLSLEAAARCALVSMNSTMRSNVTVGPPVELLIYHANSLQAGRYLTFSEEDPFYRSIGERWSQGLLRALDDLPRFAWESAATSPTETTENGVR; the protein is encoded by the coding sequence ATGACCTATTGCCTCACCACCCACGTCACCGGGGGTCTGATTTTCTGCTCCGACTCGCGGACCAACGCGGGCACCGACAATGTCAGCATCTACTCGAAAATGCATCACTTCTGCTGGCCCGGGGATCGTTTTCTCTGCCTGCTTTCAGCGGGCAATCTGGCGACCACCCAGGGCGTGGTCAAGCGGATGCAGCAAGATATCGATCAGGACGCCGAAACCCATCTGCTCAATCTGACCAGCATGGCAGAGGCGGCGGATTATGTCGGCCTCATCAATGCCGAGGTGCAGCGCAACCAGGCCAACCGTGATACCGCCAACACCAATTTTGAGGCGACCTTCATACTCGGCGGGCAGATCGGGGCAGAAATGCCAGCCACCTACATGATCTATCCACAAGGCAACTACATCCATGAATCATCGGACCATCCCTTTCTGCAAATCGGCGAAATCAAGTACGGCAAACCGATCCTGGACCGCGTAGTCAGGCCCGACCTCTCGCTGGAGGCTGCAGCACGCTGTGCGCTGGTCTCCATGAATTCCACCATGCGCAGCAATGTCACGGTAGGCCCTCCGGTGGAACTGCTCATTTACCACGCCAACAGCCTGCAGGCGGGGCGCTACCTGACCTTTTCCGAAGAAGATCCTTTTTACCGCAGCATCGGTGAACGCTGGAGCCAGGGGTTGCTACGGGCGCTGGATGACCTGCCGCGCTTTGCCTGGGAAAGTGCGGCCACGAGTCCCACGGAAACGACAGAAAACGGCGTCCGTTAA
- a CDS encoding circularly permuted type 2 ATP-grasp protein, with amino-acid sequence MDWLSKHYQQQKSYDELVGEGGVPRLPAAPLFDYLSTLDGSELRARRQAADAAILAMGITFTVYSEAGDIDRAWPFDIIPRILSRREWVRIEEGLKQRLQALNLFIDDIYNAQRIVVDGVFPAEVLASSRNFREACRGVRPPFGVWAHICGSDLVRDADGTIYVLEDNLRVPSGVSYMLENRQIMKRLFPELFKSSTILPVDDYPNRLYDTLAALSPREGERPVVAVLTPGIYNSAYFEHSYLAQQMGAYLAEGADFFVSRDDIVYLRTISGPQRVDVIYRRIDDEYMDPEVFLSDSVLGIPGLLRAWRRGTVAIANAPGAGVADDKVVYAFVPDIIRYYLGAEPILPNVPTYLCMRDADRDYVLSHLHELVVKPANESGGYGMLIGPRATSEERGRFAELITANPRNYIAQPTLNLSTAPTLVEDHLEARHLDLRPFILQADKLYVTTGGLTRVAMQPGSLVVNSSQGGGSKDTWIVDEEAPCFRA; translated from the coding sequence ATGGATTGGCTGAGCAAGCATTATCAACAGCAGAAGAGTTACGATGAACTGGTAGGCGAAGGTGGGGTGCCACGTCTGCCCGCAGCCCCCCTGTTTGACTACCTCAGCACCCTGGACGGTAGTGAACTGCGTGCCCGCCGACAGGCCGCCGATGCCGCGATCCTCGCCATGGGTATCACCTTCACGGTGTACAGCGAGGCAGGCGATATCGACCGCGCCTGGCCCTTTGATATCATCCCCCGCATTCTCTCCCGGCGAGAATGGGTGCGCATCGAAGAAGGGCTCAAGCAGCGTTTACAAGCCCTCAACCTCTTTATCGACGACATCTATAACGCACAGCGTATCGTTGTGGACGGTGTTTTCCCGGCCGAGGTCCTGGCCAGTTCCCGTAATTTCCGGGAGGCCTGTCGCGGCGTGCGTCCACCTTTCGGAGTCTGGGCCCACATCTGTGGGAGCGATCTGGTCCGCGATGCGGACGGCACGATCTATGTTCTGGAGGACAACCTGCGGGTTCCCTCCGGCGTCTCCTACATGCTGGAAAATCGACAGATCATGAAGCGGCTCTTTCCTGAACTATTCAAGTCCTCCACGATCCTGCCCGTGGACGACTACCCCAACCGGCTCTACGACACCTTGGCCGCGCTGTCGCCACGCGAGGGTGAACGGCCCGTGGTCGCCGTGCTTACCCCGGGCATCTACAACTCGGCCTACTTCGAGCACAGTTATCTGGCGCAGCAAATGGGGGCATATCTGGCGGAGGGCGCGGATTTCTTCGTCAGCAGGGACGATATCGTTTATCTCCGGACCATCTCCGGTCCGCAGCGGGTGGATGTGATCTACCGCCGCATCGACGACGAATATATGGACCCCGAGGTCTTCCTCTCCGATTCCGTTCTGGGTATTCCCGGATTGCTGCGCGCCTGGCGACGCGGCACGGTCGCCATTGCCAACGCCCCCGGTGCCGGGGTCGCCGATGACAAGGTGGTATACGCCTTCGTGCCCGATATCATCCGCTACTATCTGGGCGCCGAACCCATCCTGCCCAACGTGCCGACCTACTTGTGCATGCGTGACGCAGACCGCGATTATGTACTGAGTCACCTGCACGAACTGGTGGTCAAACCGGCCAACGAGTCAGGCGGTTACGGCATGCTCATCGGACCGCGCGCCACATCCGAAGAGCGTGGGCGCTTTGCGGAACTGATCACCGCTAACCCGCGTAATTATATCGCCCAGCCCACCCTGAATCTTTCCACCGCGCCAACCCTGGTGGAAGACCATCTGGAAGCCCGCCATCTCGACCTGCGCCCCTTTATCCTGCAGGCGGACAAGCTGTATGTGACCACCGGCGGCCTGACCCGGGTGGCCATGCAACCGGGGTCGCTGGTGGTGAACAGCTCCCAGGGCGGCGGCAGCAAAGACACCTGGATTGTCGATGAGGAGGCCCCATGCTTTCGCGCGTAG
- a CDS encoding alpha-E domain-containing protein yields MLSRVAENLYWMARYLERTEDMARLINATTLLLLDLPQGAEFGWDILLQVTGDAKLYTEHYGTPEEGRIMRFLIADERNPNSVMAAIHQARENCRTFRDLLPAEFWERLNTLFLFVREHADTSSDSRHARYAFLSEVISRRHALVGLLISSMSQDNVYQFIKLGRNMERADMTTRIVDVTSAVILPQDQGLQKTTTSSLWLGVLRALSAFEMYRRHVSVQVRSNQVVDYLLKDNKFPRSMKYSLGEMEVALAYLPNAGIPAEAVRRARRRLDVLKLANLRPDLLHEYLDQAQKDLAMVHRTIHDTYFARDDTGFGGVPSGLLLNAAQA; encoded by the coding sequence ATGCTTTCGCGCGTAGCTGAAAACCTGTACTGGATGGCCCGCTATCTGGAGCGGACCGAAGACATGGCCAGACTGATCAACGCCACCACACTGCTGCTGCTCGACCTGCCCCAGGGCGCCGAGTTCGGCTGGGACATTCTCTTGCAGGTGACGGGCGACGCCAAACTCTACACGGAACACTACGGCACGCCGGAGGAAGGCCGCATCATGCGGTTTCTCATTGCCGACGAGCGCAACCCCAACTCGGTGATGGCCGCCATCCATCAGGCCCGGGAGAATTGCCGCACCTTCCGCGACCTGCTTCCCGCCGAGTTCTGGGAGCGCCTGAACACCCTTTTCCTCTTCGTCCGCGAACATGCCGACACCAGTTCAGACAGCCGTCATGCACGTTATGCCTTTCTCAGCGAGGTCATTTCCCGACGCCACGCCCTGGTTGGGCTGCTCATCAGCAGCATGAGCCAGGACAACGTCTACCAGTTCATCAAGCTGGGCCGCAACATGGAACGCGCCGACATGACCACCCGCATCGTCGACGTGACCAGCGCCGTGATTCTGCCCCAGGACCAGGGGCTACAGAAAACGACCACCAGCAGCCTCTGGCTGGGCGTATTGCGTGCGCTCAGCGCCTTTGAGATGTACCGCCGTCATGTCTCGGTACAGGTGCGCAGCAATCAGGTGGTAGACTACCTGCTCAAGGATAACAAGTTTCCGCGCAGCATGAAGTACTCCCTGGGGGAGATGGAGGTGGCGCTCGCCTATCTGCCCAACGCGGGCATCCCCGCCGAGGCCGTGCGCCGCGCGCGGCGGCGTCTGGATGTCCTGAAACTGGCGAATTTGCGCCCGGACCTGCTCCACGAGTACCTGGATCAGGCACAGAAAGATCTCGCCATGGTGCACCGCACGATTCACGACACCTATTTTGCCCGGGATGATACCGGTTTCGGCGGAGTGCCGAGCGGGCTGCTCCTGAATGCCGCGCAAGCCTGA
- a CDS encoding transglutaminase family protein, with protein sequence MGIHVVLRHQTEYDFDRLVEIHPHVLRLRPAPHCRTPILAYSLHVEPGKHFLNWQQDPFGNYQGRLVFPERARSLKVEVEVIADLTVIDPFDFFIEPEAEHWPFAYDPILRKELAPYLEEEEAGPLLRRFLLDIRRQRQRTVDFLVAINQRLQGQIGYTLRMEAGVQTPEETLEKASGSCRDSAWLLVQVLRHMGLAARFVSGYLVQLVADQAPLDGPAGPASDFTDLHAWAEVYVPGAGWIGLDPTSGLFAGEGHIPLACTPHYQSAAPITGATGACKAEFHFANTVTRLLETPRVTKPYTDGQWEQIMGLGDALDKRFQAADMRLTMGGEPTFVATEGVDAAEWNQDALGDHKRERAETLVRRLGQRFAPGALLHTGEGKWYPGEPLPRWALGLYWRKDGIPLWGDPRLLADPLHDYGWQADDIHNFACTLTRYLQLDSDRLLPAYEDAWHILHQEGRTPINIDLSTHRLDDPLERQALIGKLQAGLDQPVGWVLPLAWEWKQQRWYSAPWSFRGGRLVLLPGDSPLGMRLPLDSLPWVVEAHKKWQPDPDPFAPMQPLPDIHGDIAARYSHVPEAQPSSTADQQRWEEIPHTAVTLEIRKGCLYCFFPPLQVTEHYLYLLSAVEHSATELHMPVVIEGYAPPSDPRVEKLLVTPDPGVIEVNIHPSTHWQEMVEKTTALYDDAHACRLTAEKFMLDGRHTGTGGGNHMTLGAATPGDSPFLRRPDLLQSLITYWQHHPALSYFFSGMFIGPTSQSPRVDEARHEALYELEIAFAQVPPGIVPQPWLVDRLFRNLLVDITGNTHRAEICIDKLYSPAGAAGRQGLVELRAFEMPPHARMSLAQQLLVRSLLLRFWETPYRHELVRWGTTLHDRFMLPHYIWEDLREICADLQEHDIPFQLDWLAPFSEFRFPRYGHIRIGEIDIELRAAIEPWHVLGEEMTGSGTARYVDSSVERLQVRVTGMTPGRHVLACNGRRVPLQATRAHEAQVAGVRYRAWQPPSALHPTIPVHTPLTFDLIDTWNGSSVGGCSYHVMHPGGRNPEAFPVNAWEAEARRQSRFTTTGHSQGPQPEPILQGQGESLFVPTGSGEHAWLPPHAEDQPDYPHTLDLRMARPMASS encoded by the coding sequence ATGGGCATCCATGTCGTACTGCGCCACCAGACCGAGTATGACTTCGACCGGCTGGTGGAAATCCACCCCCATGTGCTGCGCCTGCGCCCCGCGCCCCATTGTCGCACCCCGATCCTGGCCTACTCCCTCCATGTCGAACCGGGCAAGCATTTTCTCAACTGGCAACAGGACCCATTCGGCAACTACCAGGGGCGCCTGGTCTTTCCCGAGCGTGCGCGCTCGCTGAAGGTGGAGGTAGAGGTCATCGCCGATCTGACCGTGATTGACCCCTTTGATTTCTTCATCGAACCTGAGGCCGAACACTGGCCCTTCGCCTATGACCCCATTCTCCGCAAGGAACTCGCACCCTACCTGGAAGAGGAAGAGGCCGGCCCGTTGCTACGGCGTTTTCTACTCGATATCCGCCGCCAGCGCCAGCGTACCGTGGATTTTCTCGTGGCCATCAATCAACGCCTGCAGGGACAGATCGGCTATACCCTGCGCATGGAGGCCGGGGTGCAGACACCGGAGGAGACCCTGGAAAAGGCCAGTGGCTCCTGCCGCGACAGTGCCTGGCTGCTGGTGCAGGTGCTCCGCCACATGGGCCTCGCAGCGCGCTTCGTGTCCGGCTATCTGGTGCAACTGGTAGCCGATCAGGCGCCCCTGGACGGACCCGCAGGCCCCGCCAGCGATTTCACTGATCTCCATGCCTGGGCAGAAGTTTACGTCCCCGGCGCCGGCTGGATCGGTCTCGACCCGACCTCCGGACTGTTTGCCGGAGAGGGCCACATCCCGCTCGCCTGTACCCCGCATTATCAAAGCGCGGCCCCCATTACCGGCGCCACCGGTGCCTGCAAGGCCGAGTTTCACTTCGCCAACACCGTGACCCGCCTGCTGGAAACGCCTCGCGTCACCAAGCCGTACACCGACGGGCAATGGGAACAGATCATGGGCCTGGGCGATGCGCTGGACAAGCGTTTTCAGGCCGCCGACATGCGCCTCACCATGGGCGGCGAGCCCACCTTCGTGGCCACGGAAGGAGTGGATGCCGCCGAATGGAATCAGGACGCCCTTGGCGACCACAAGCGGGAACGCGCCGAAACGCTGGTGCGTCGCCTCGGCCAGCGCTTCGCGCCCGGCGCACTGCTGCACACGGGTGAGGGCAAATGGTATCCCGGTGAACCGCTGCCGCGTTGGGCGCTCGGTCTATACTGGCGCAAGGATGGTATCCCCCTGTGGGGCGATCCCCGACTGCTCGCCGATCCATTGCACGACTACGGCTGGCAGGCCGATGACATCCACAATTTCGCCTGTACCCTGACCCGCTATCTGCAACTCGACAGTGACCGTCTGCTGCCCGCTTACGAGGATGCCTGGCATATTCTGCATCAGGAGGGCCGCACTCCGATCAATATCGATCTCAGCACCCATCGCCTCGACGACCCGCTGGAACGCCAGGCGCTGATCGGCAAATTGCAGGCGGGACTCGATCAGCCGGTGGGCTGGGTGCTGCCCCTCGCCTGGGAATGGAAACAGCAGCGCTGGTACTCGGCGCCGTGGAGTTTCCGGGGCGGGCGGCTGGTTCTGCTGCCTGGCGACTCCCCGCTGGGCATGCGTCTGCCCCTCGACAGCCTGCCCTGGGTCGTCGAAGCCCATAAAAAATGGCAGCCGGACCCTGACCCCTTCGCGCCGATGCAGCCATTGCCGGATATCCACGGCGATATCGCCGCGCGCTACAGCCATGTCCCTGAAGCGCAGCCATCGTCCACGGCGGACCAGCAACGCTGGGAGGAGATCCCCCATACCGCAGTCACCCTGGAAATCCGCAAAGGCTGCCTGTACTGCTTCTTTCCGCCCTTGCAGGTGACGGAACACTATCTGTACCTGCTCAGCGCGGTCGAACACAGCGCCACCGAACTCCATATGCCGGTGGTCATCGAGGGTTATGCGCCGCCCAGCGATCCACGGGTGGAGAAGCTGCTCGTCACCCCCGATCCCGGGGTCATCGAAGTCAATATCCATCCTTCCACGCACTGGCAGGAGATGGTGGAAAAGACCACGGCCCTCTATGATGACGCCCACGCCTGCCGGCTGACCGCCGAAAAATTCATGCTGGACGGGCGCCATACCGGAACTGGCGGCGGCAATCACATGACACTCGGCGCCGCCACCCCCGGCGACAGTCCCTTTTTGCGCCGCCCCGATCTGCTGCAGAGCCTCATCACCTACTGGCAGCACCACCCGGCCCTGTCCTACTTTTTCAGCGGCATGTTTATCGGCCCCACCAGTCAGTCGCCGCGGGTGGATGAGGCGCGCCATGAGGCCCTTTACGAGCTGGAGATCGCTTTTGCTCAGGTGCCGCCCGGCATCGTGCCGCAGCCATGGCTGGTGGACCGTCTCTTCCGCAATCTGCTGGTGGACATCACCGGCAACACCCACCGCGCCGAAATCTGCATCGACAAGCTCTATTCGCCGGCCGGGGCCGCCGGCAGGCAGGGACTGGTGGAACTACGGGCCTTCGAGATGCCGCCCCACGCCCGCATGAGCCTTGCGCAGCAACTGCTGGTGCGCAGCCTCTTGCTGCGATTCTGGGAAACCCCCTATCGCCATGAACTGGTGCGCTGGGGCACCACCCTCCACGATCGCTTCATGCTACCCCATTATATCTGGGAAGATCTGCGCGAAATTTGCGCGGACCTGCAGGAACACGACATTCCCTTCCAACTCGACTGGCTGGCGCCCTTCTCCGAGTTTCGCTTTCCACGATACGGTCACATCCGGATCGGCGAGATCGACATCGAGTTGCGCGCCGCCATCGAACCCTGGCACGTTCTCGGCGAAGAGATGACGGGTAGCGGCACGGCGCGCTATGTGGACTCCTCGGTCGAACGGCTGCAGGTACGGGTAACGGGCATGACTCCGGGGCGCCATGTGCTCGCCTGCAACGGACGACGGGTGCCACTGCAGGCCACTCGTGCGCACGAAGCGCAGGTGGCCGGGGTACGCTACCGCGCCTGGCAACCGCCATCCGCGCTGCACCCCACCATTCCGGTGCATACGCCGTTGACTTTCGACCTGATCGACACCTGGAACGGAAGTAGCGTAGGCGGTTGCAGCTACCACGTCATGCATCCCGGCGGGCGCAATCCGGAGGCCTTCCCGGTCAATGCCTGGGAAGCGGAGGCGCGGCGCCAGAGCCGCTTCACCACGACCGGCCACAGTCAGGGTCCGCAACCGGAGCCGATCCTGCAGGGTCAGGGCGAGAGCCTTTTCGTGCCAACCGGCAGCGGTGAGCACGCTTGGCTGCCCCCCCATGCGGAAGATCAACCTGACTATCCCCATACCCTGGACCTACGCATGGCGCGGCCCATGGCATCGAGCTGA